A window from Pseudomonas sp. Tri1 encodes these proteins:
- a CDS encoding malonate decarboxylase subunit delta — protein METLSFEFPAGQPPRGRALVGCVGSGDLEVLIEPGLAGKLTIQVQTSVNGSEQRWQHLFARMFDGQTPPALSIDIHDFGATPGVVRLRLEQGFEEIGHD, from the coding sequence ATGGAAACCTTATCCTTTGAATTTCCCGCCGGGCAGCCGCCTCGGGGCCGGGCGTTGGTGGGCTGCGTCGGCTCGGGTGATCTGGAAGTGCTGATCGAACCGGGCCTGGCGGGCAAACTGACCATCCAGGTGCAGACCTCGGTCAACGGCAGCGAACAACGCTGGCAGCACCTGTTTGCCCGCATGTTCGATGGTCAGACGCCGCCAGCCCTGTCTATCGACATCCACGATTTCGGCGCCACCCCCGGCGTGGTGCGCTTGCGCCTGGAACAAGGCTTCGAGGAGATCGGCCATGACTGA
- a CDS encoding triphosphoribosyl-dephospho-CoA synthase, giving the protein MHAFNLQPERLSLAERLADIAVDALIDEADLSPKPALVDRRGNGAHTDLHLGLMHASALSLWPAFKEMADAALGCGEIGLPLREALGRIGREGEAAMLATTNGVNTHRGAIWALGLLVAATALEPQASVASSVTLRAARLALLNDRYAPQPLSHGAQVAQRYGVRGAREEAQLAFPAVTGLGLPQLKRSRAAGAGEQNARLDALLAIMTTLADTCVLYRAGEPGLQAMQQGAKAVLDAGGSASLGGRRQLHALDQQLIALNASPGGAADLLAACLFLDRIERGDGLFPGVC; this is encoded by the coding sequence ATGCACGCCTTTAACCTGCAACCTGAAAGATTGTCTTTGGCCGAGCGTCTGGCCGATATCGCGGTGGATGCGCTGATCGACGAAGCCGACCTGTCGCCGAAACCGGCCCTGGTGGATCGTCGCGGCAATGGCGCCCACACCGATCTGCACCTGGGTCTGATGCACGCTTCGGCGCTGTCGCTGTGGCCGGCGTTCAAGGAAATGGCCGACGCCGCCCTTGGCTGTGGCGAGATCGGCTTGCCGTTGCGCGAAGCCCTTGGGCGGATCGGACGTGAGGGGGAAGCGGCGATGCTCGCGACTACCAACGGCGTGAATACCCATCGGGGGGCGATCTGGGCCTTGGGCCTGTTGGTGGCTGCGACGGCGTTGGAGCCTCAAGCCAGTGTCGCAAGCTCCGTCACTTTACGTGCCGCCCGCCTGGCCTTGCTCAACGACCGTTACGCGCCCCAACCCTTGAGCCACGGCGCCCAGGTAGCCCAACGCTACGGCGTGCGGGGAGCTCGGGAAGAAGCGCAATTGGCGTTCCCGGCCGTCACCGGTCTGGGCTTGCCGCAACTCAAGCGCAGTCGCGCGGCGGGCGCCGGAGAACAGAACGCCCGGCTCGATGCCTTGCTGGCGATCATGACCACCCTGGCCGACACCTGCGTACTTTACCGTGCCGGCGAGCCGGGTTTGCAGGCCATGCAACAGGGTGCCAAAGCGGTGCTCGACGCCGGTGGCAGTGCGAGCCTGGGCGGTCGTCGCCAGTTACACGCGCTGGACCAACAACTGATTGCCTTGAACGCCTCGCCCGGCGGCGCTGCCGACTTGCTCGCCGCCTGCCTGTTTCTCGACCGTATCGAACGCGGCGATGGCCTCTTCCCTGGAGTGTGCTGA